The following proteins are co-located in the Paenibacillus sp. JNUCC32 genome:
- a CDS encoding ABC transporter ATP-binding protein, which produces MTTILQAKHVEKIFGIQGNSYTALQDINLEIQEGEFVGIMGPSGAGKSTLLNIFSTIDTPTAGDITIAGQHILSMNEEQLSDFRRNQLGFIFQDYNLLDTLTVKENIVLPLALSKVSAAEIEKRVNEIADTFGIRDILGKYPYHISGGQKQRTAASRAIVAHPSLILADEPTGALDSKSAASLLQSLKKLNEFHHSTILMVTHDAYAASFCKRVIFIKDGRLYQELHREDQLRKVFFDQILEVLAALGGEHDDTV; this is translated from the coding sequence ATGACAACCATATTACAGGCAAAACATGTAGAAAAAATATTCGGTATCCAAGGAAATTCATATACGGCATTGCAAGATATCAATCTTGAGATTCAGGAAGGCGAGTTTGTCGGCATTATGGGACCCTCCGGGGCCGGCAAATCCACGCTGCTGAATATCTTCTCGACGATCGATACACCGACGGCAGGCGATATTACCATTGCCGGACAACATATCCTGTCGATGAACGAGGAGCAGTTATCCGATTTTCGCCGGAATCAGCTTGGATTCATATTTCAGGACTACAACCTGCTGGATACCCTGACCGTCAAAGAAAATATTGTACTGCCGCTGGCATTGTCCAAGGTGTCTGCAGCGGAGATTGAGAAGCGGGTTAACGAAATCGCCGACACGTTCGGCATTCGCGATATCTTAGGCAAATATCCTTATCACATCTCGGGGGGCCAGAAGCAGCGCACCGCAGCATCGCGCGCCATCGTTGCCCATCCTAGCCTGATCCTGGCGGACGAGCCGACAGGGGCGCTGGATTCCAAGTCGGCGGCCAGCCTGCTGCAAAGTTTAAAGAAACTGAATGAGTTTCATCATTCCACCATCCTGATGGTCACTCACGATGCCTATGCGGCAAGCTTCTGCAAACGCGTCATTTTCATAAAAGACGGCCGGCTGTACCAGGAGCTCCATCGAGAAGACCAATTGCGCAAGGTATTTTTTGATCAAATACTCGAAGTGCTGGCCGCGCTTGGGGGTGAACATGATGACACTGTTTAG
- the glsA gene encoding glutaminase A, translated as MTSPDLEAIRQRLPDWLKASSPCSDRGKVASYIPELSKAPHDALGITLLSAQGESVTAGDCGLRFTMQSISKVFTLILALMDNGEETVFGKVGMEPTGDNFNSMLKLELVRPGIPFNPMINAGAITVSSLINGSSPYEKSSRILQFLKELSGNVNLDYDMGVYRSESDTGNLNRSIAFFLKENGVLSGDVEEVLEVYFRHCSIVVDCADLARMGLVLACSGLDPLTGKTLIPRRYVQIAKTFMTTCGMYNASGEFAIQVGLPAKSGVSGGILTLVPGRYGIGVVGPALNDKGNSYAGVHLLQTLSREMDWSMF; from the coding sequence ATGACATCTCCCGACCTCGAAGCCATCCGGCAGCGGCTGCCGGACTGGCTGAAAGCAAGCTCGCCATGCTCAGACAGAGGTAAAGTCGCCTCTTACATTCCCGAACTGTCCAAAGCTCCACATGATGCCTTGGGCATTACCCTTCTAAGCGCTCAGGGAGAATCCGTCACAGCCGGGGACTGCGGGCTTCGTTTTACGATGCAAAGCATCTCCAAAGTATTCACGCTGATCCTGGCACTGATGGACAATGGAGAGGAAACCGTTTTTGGCAAGGTTGGCATGGAGCCGACCGGAGACAACTTCAATTCCATGCTGAAGCTGGAGCTCGTTCGGCCCGGCATTCCCTTCAATCCGATGATTAATGCAGGCGCGATTACCGTTTCTTCCTTGATTAACGGAAGCAGCCCGTACGAGAAGTCAAGTAGAATTCTTCAGTTTCTTAAAGAGCTATCCGGGAACGTCAACTTGGATTATGATATGGGCGTTTATCGCTCGGAATCGGATACCGGAAATTTAAATCGTTCCATAGCGTTCTTTTTGAAAGAAAACGGGGTTCTCAGCGGAGATGTTGAAGAGGTGTTGGAGGTATACTTCAGGCACTGCTCCATTGTTGTGGATTGTGCCGATTTAGCCCGGATGGGCTTGGTCCTGGCCTGCAGCGGTTTGGATCCGCTAACCGGTAAAACGCTCATTCCTCGCAGGTATGTTCAAATCGCCAAGACGTTCATGACGACATGCGGGATGTACAACGCGTCGGGCGAATTTGCCATTCAGGTAGGATTGCCGGCCAAAAGCGGCGTTTCAGGAGGCATCTTAACATTAGTACCGGGACGTTACGGCATCGGCGTGGTAGGCCCGGCACTGAATGATAAAGGGAACAGTTATGCAGGCGTGCATCTCCTGCAAACCTTGTCCCGGGAGATGGACTGGAGTATGTTCTAA
- a CDS encoding serine/threonine protein kinase yields MNNEQWKQAESALACMEVIKNGTNDPVTIEGESDDLRCVGIGTDAAVFVYEPMPAYAYKLYAVEALPKKEAEIKVYQELMGSPYFPVFYGTGERYVAISHESGLTLYDCLLYGVPVPRQVIEDVEAARSFVRSKGLNPRDIHLKNVLLQDGRGKVLDVSEYVQDGNDKRWEHLMWAYDNVYPLLEGKKLPLWVLEAVKNGYYRLDPSSVNMQEFADRIGRLFFRK; encoded by the coding sequence ATGAATAACGAACAATGGAAGCAGGCAGAATCCGCGCTGGCTTGCATGGAAGTGATCAAGAATGGCACCAACGACCCGGTAACGATTGAAGGCGAATCGGATGACCTGCGCTGTGTCGGAATCGGCACGGATGCTGCGGTATTCGTCTATGAACCTATGCCGGCATATGCTTATAAATTGTATGCTGTGGAGGCGCTGCCCAAGAAGGAAGCGGAGATCAAGGTCTATCAAGAGCTGATGGGCAGTCCTTATTTTCCTGTATTTTATGGGACAGGCGAGCGTTATGTAGCGATCAGCCATGAATCCGGATTAACCTTGTACGATTGCTTGCTCTATGGTGTGCCCGTTCCTAGGCAGGTCATAGAGGATGTCGAAGCAGCACGCTCCTTCGTGCGTAGCAAGGGCTTGAACCCGCGGGACATTCATTTGAAGAATGTACTGCTGCAGGACGGCAGAGGGAAAGTGCTCGATGTATCCGAGTATGTTCAGGATGGCAACGACAAGCGATGGGAGCATCTCATGTGGGCTTACGACAATGTATATCCGCTGCTTGAGGGCAAGAAGCTGCCGCTCTGGGTATTGGAAGCCGTGAAGAACGGATATTACCGTCTTGATCCATCCAGCGTGAACATGCAGGAGTTCGCGGATCGGATCGGCAGATTATTTTTCAGAAAATAG
- a CDS encoding non-ribosomal peptide synthetase, with amino-acid sequence MNTTLMIEQGKEYWLNELQLPLPGFYLYTDGPAHLQHQDFDRMAIPLRIETGKIQRFRDAYNIKSWMLTSYAVFLYRMTHDSDLLIGVNNEKGNLLPLRVSISENDSFARLYEQISAKMEQIEASILSLSDIEGFIGQSLHLRTIYGRNGNGYAYGESGLNWVVQEEERDQWTLYVSYAQPLFKEETIEKFSRHFELLAAAALEHQEMPVSRLPMLTEEDRNAYAILNDTKMELPEDPTLVAMFAAVVEKYPKRIALSSGQEQITYEQLDRQSNQISHMLIAKGLSKGQFVSIFMKRSLDTIISMLGVLKAGGAYIPLDPSHPDERNAYIIGDTASNIILTHPDFTAKLNGLLAQVQTKPEYYCLDDHVDSYPAEACGVGVTGDDLAYIIYTSGSTGKPKGALIAHQGVVNLALANRENLQMSERDIILQYSTFSFDASVYDIFGSLACGSRLHLLSDEQRFSIDAFTEAVADTNATRVAILPTVFFNQLAAYLPMEDTHKYRNIKTIVVGGEALAGETVRMFRKKLPIPIVNLYGPTETTVVATGHVVDYPISEDLATVYIGTPFANYELYIVNEHDELCPTCVTGELLICSVGVAKGYLNQPEKTKEAFIPDPITPESGKQYYRSGDLVRLLPNGQVEYRGRKDSQVKIRGFRIEIGEIEDNLAKHECVKDIAVIPRTDEDGSKMLAAFYTSHDGQAVPAKELVQFLSRKVPSYMVPKYIGFVEEMPLSPTGKIDRKKLAIYDLSMEAEEDNSPYAAPVNDTQWDIAAAWEKALGQTKIGIHDDFFDIGGYSLKILEILVLLKPRYPQLKINDFFVFPTIAKLAERVSELGSQDILVDPLEERDLPIQDLAEYPISFSVNHASEQVYTQQHILLTGATGYLGSHLLHELLYQSTATVYCLVRPSKLMEPYIRLEQVMTGYFGEDIKSRMDKRVIAIQGDLEQESLGLGAEDLALIEGRIDSIIHCGAEVKHFGDADYFARVNVESTDRLLALAQKKPNTRFHFISTLGIPEDLALGGQWEAIVAGTGYEESSIENVYTNSKLEAEKLVIKAGKERGIPAAVYRVGNLSCHSENGKFQKNIDNNAFYRMLKAMVLLKKAPSVKWQVDITPINYAGEAITALLLQQETVGRVFHICNPVAIPYEDMVEHFKDYGYDIALMDWKEYEAWLLDPQQPKNKEGLELAMAQFEGDGAKNSVYRYTCPQTSEFLRNTGVKCAVPDKPFFEKMMDYAAGIGYFVKPE; translated from the coding sequence TTGAATACTACGTTGATGATCGAACAAGGCAAAGAATATTGGTTGAATGAACTGCAGCTACCTTTACCGGGATTCTATCTGTACACCGATGGTCCAGCGCATCTTCAGCATCAAGATTTCGATCGCATGGCGATTCCCCTTCGTATCGAAACCGGTAAAATCCAGCGGTTCCGCGACGCGTATAACATCAAGTCATGGATGCTGACAAGCTATGCGGTGTTTCTGTACCGCATGACGCACGATTCGGATTTGCTGATCGGCGTGAACAATGAGAAGGGCAATTTGCTTCCGCTAAGAGTGAGCATAAGCGAAAATGATTCATTTGCTCGTTTGTATGAGCAAATTTCGGCCAAGATGGAGCAGATTGAAGCAAGCATCCTTTCCCTTTCTGACATCGAAGGTTTTATCGGTCAGTCGCTCCATCTGCGGACGATTTACGGCCGGAACGGCAACGGCTATGCCTACGGTGAAAGCGGGCTAAACTGGGTGGTTCAGGAGGAGGAAAGGGATCAATGGACACTTTATGTTTCCTATGCCCAGCCATTGTTCAAAGAAGAAACGATTGAAAAATTCAGCAGGCATTTCGAGCTGCTTGCGGCAGCCGCTCTTGAACATCAGGAGATGCCGGTTAGCCGTCTGCCTATGCTGACGGAAGAGGACCGGAATGCCTATGCAATCCTCAACGACACGAAGATGGAGCTTCCGGAAGATCCGACGCTCGTGGCAATGTTCGCTGCGGTTGTGGAGAAATATCCGAAGCGAATTGCATTATCTTCCGGCCAGGAGCAGATCACGTACGAACAGCTTGACAGGCAGTCGAACCAAATTTCCCATATGCTCATAGCCAAGGGGCTGAGCAAAGGCCAGTTCGTCTCGATATTTATGAAGAGAAGCCTCGATACGATTATCAGCATGCTCGGCGTCCTCAAAGCCGGGGGAGCCTATATCCCGCTGGATCCTTCCCATCCGGATGAACGAAATGCCTATATTATCGGGGATACGGCATCAAACATCATTCTGACGCATCCGGATTTCACGGCGAAACTGAATGGACTATTGGCCCAAGTCCAAACCAAACCGGAATATTACTGTCTCGATGACCATGTCGATTCTTATCCGGCAGAAGCTTGCGGCGTGGGCGTGACGGGCGATGATCTGGCCTACATCATTTATACGTCCGGTTCTACAGGCAAACCGAAGGGCGCATTGATCGCCCATCAAGGCGTCGTGAATCTGGCACTCGCCAATCGGGAGAATTTGCAGATGAGCGAACGGGATATTATTCTTCAATATTCCACATTCAGCTTCGATGCTTCCGTTTACGATATATTCGGCTCACTGGCTTGCGGCTCGCGTCTGCATCTCCTATCGGATGAGCAGCGCTTCTCCATAGATGCCTTTACGGAAGCGGTGGCAGACACCAACGCAACGCGCGTCGCGATATTGCCTACGGTGTTCTTCAATCAATTGGCAGCGTATTTGCCGATGGAGGACACACACAAATACCGTAACATCAAAACGATCGTGGTCGGCGGGGAAGCTTTGGCGGGAGAAACCGTTCGCATGTTCCGGAAGAAGCTTCCGATTCCAATCGTGAACCTTTACGGCCCTACCGAAACGACCGTCGTGGCAACAGGGCATGTCGTGGATTATCCGATTTCGGAGGATCTGGCCACCGTGTATATCGGTACGCCTTTTGCCAACTATGAATTGTATATCGTAAACGAACATGATGAATTATGTCCGACTTGCGTAACGGGGGAATTGCTCATCTGCTCGGTAGGCGTAGCCAAGGGATATTTGAATCAGCCCGAGAAGACCAAGGAAGCCTTCATTCCGGATCCGATAACGCCCGAATCAGGCAAACAGTACTACCGTTCGGGCGACTTGGTGCGGCTGCTGCCGAACGGGCAGGTGGAATACCGGGGAAGAAAAGATTCACAGGTGAAAATCAGAGGCTTCCGGATTGAGATCGGGGAGATCGAGGACAATCTGGCAAAGCATGAATGCGTGAAGGATATCGCAGTCATTCCGAGAACGGATGAGGACGGAAGCAAAATGCTGGCGGCATTTTACACTTCACATGATGGACAGGCCGTCCCCGCCAAGGAATTGGTACAATTCTTAAGCCGGAAAGTGCCGAGTTACATGGTACCTAAATACATCGGTTTCGTGGAAGAAATGCCGTTGTCCCCGACGGGTAAAATAGACCGCAAGAAGCTGGCTATATACGACCTGTCGATGGAGGCGGAAGAGGATAACTCCCCATATGCAGCCCCGGTTAACGATACCCAGTGGGATATCGCCGCAGCCTGGGAAAAAGCGTTGGGACAAACAAAAATCGGCATCCACGACGATTTCTTCGATATCGGCGGCTATTCGCTGAAAATCCTGGAGATTCTGGTCCTCCTTAAGCCTCGATATCCGCAGTTGAAGATCAATGATTTCTTTGTATTTCCAACCATAGCGAAACTAGCGGAGAGAGTTTCGGAATTAGGCAGCCAGGATATCCTGGTCGATCCATTGGAGGAACGGGATCTGCCGATTCAGGATTTGGCGGAGTATCCGATTTCTTTTTCTGTCAATCATGCTTCGGAACAAGTGTATACCCAGCAGCATATTTTGCTAACCGGCGCAACGGGGTATTTGGGATCTCATTTGCTGCACGAACTGCTGTATCAATCCACCGCAACCGTATATTGCCTGGTTCGGCCGTCAAAGCTGATGGAGCCGTATATCCGCCTGGAGCAGGTCATGACGGGATATTTTGGCGAAGACATAAAGTCTCGAATGGACAAGCGGGTGATCGCGATTCAGGGCGACTTGGAGCAGGAGTCTCTGGGGCTTGGGGCAGAAGACCTGGCCCTGATTGAAGGGCGCATCGATTCCATCATTCATTGCGGAGCTGAGGTGAAGCATTTCGGGGATGCCGACTATTTTGCCCGAGTTAATGTTGAGAGCACGGACCGACTACTTGCTTTGGCCCAAAAGAAACCTAATACCCGCTTCCATTTTATATCTACGCTTGGCATTCCGGAGGACCTGGCGCTGGGCGGCCAATGGGAGGCGATCGTTGCCGGAACGGGCTACGAGGAGTCGTCCATCGAGAATGTCTATACGAACAGCAAGCTGGAAGCCGAGAAGCTGGTCATCAAAGCCGGTAAAGAACGAGGCATTCCGGCAGCGGTATACCGGGTCGGCAATTTGTCCTGTCACTCCGAGAACGGAAAATTTCAGAAGAACATAGATAACAACGCGTTTTATCGCATGCTGAAAGCGATGGTGCTGTTGAAGAAAGCGCCTAGCGTGAAGTGGCAAGTGGATATTACGCCGATTAACTATGCGGGGGAAGCGATTACTGCGCTGCTGCTTCAGCAAGAGACCGTCGGCCGAGTATTCCATATCTGCAATCCGGTTGCCATTCCTTACGAGGACATGGTGGAGCATTTTAAAGATTATGGTTATGACATTGCCTTGATGGACTGGAAGGAATACGAGGCATGGTTATTGGATCCGCAGCAGCCGAAGAACAAGGAAGGCCTGGAGCTGGCCATGGCACAGTTTGAAGGCGACGGGGCGAAGAATTCCGTTTACCGGTATACTTGTCCGCAAACTTCGGAATTCCTCCGTAACACGGGCGTGAAATGCGCTGTGCCGGACAAGCCGTTTTTTGAAAAGATGATGGATTATGCCGCTGGCATTGGATATTTCGTGAAGCCTGAGTAA
- a CDS encoding methyl-accepting chemotaxis protein: protein MSKTKTFSKGMRFKNLSIVTRNMIWTSLYIMITGAIVIGASFYIQDNVLTKQLQSDSGKIMDTLVKSVSVQDAEAVKGSTDRNSDIQKKLTGTFDELSATYPNIAQGYIFGPELEDGNKTSIIAMPTAVLDMFAEENLNLGDLYEQPKIHADAVREMMKTKKIVYTKAYTDNYGTWITVLHPFQNSNGEIFAYMGIDVDASLIASGKQELLTNTLFALLITLLIVLALQYFTIRRTFAPIQALMGALDKLSKGDFTVQLKAGDDELGQVNAKFNTTVNHINELVTTIKSVSEQSAEQSKFLFSAVEINNNNSSAITKNMEEMSDRVAVQSTSITESVVSLEEISSGVSTIAGNTSDLSEISIQMKAQSERGNHNVEQVIEQMNSIDHSVKNSVHIIEKLQNRSHEIGQIVQVITEIASQTNLLSLNAGIEAARAGEEGRGFAVVASEVKKLSEESRKSADQIIELVRYIQEETASAVEAISEGEHNVAKGMEVVKETGELFKGMLVATDTVTSQIQEVSAATQQMVAETEQITAAIKQLAELAEKNSTVSGEIRISAQEQQASFAKIFESAEQINQVSAELEALVNRLRV, encoded by the coding sequence GTGAGTAAGACAAAAACGTTCTCTAAAGGTATGCGTTTCAAAAATCTTAGCATTGTTACAAGAAACATGATATGGACAAGTCTCTATATCATGATCACGGGCGCCATCGTCATTGGTGCAAGCTTTTATATCCAGGACAACGTGCTGACCAAGCAGCTGCAATCCGATTCGGGGAAAATCATGGATACTTTGGTCAAGTCCGTATCCGTTCAAGATGCTGAAGCGGTTAAAGGCTCCACCGACCGGAATTCGGACATCCAGAAGAAGCTAACCGGCACGTTTGATGAGCTGTCCGCTACGTATCCTAACATCGCGCAAGGATATATTTTTGGACCTGAGCTGGAGGACGGCAACAAGACCTCGATTATCGCTATGCCTACGGCGGTGCTCGACATGTTTGCCGAAGAGAATTTGAATCTGGGCGACCTATATGAACAGCCGAAAATTCATGCCGACGCGGTCCGTGAAATGATGAAAACGAAAAAAATCGTTTATACCAAAGCGTATACAGACAATTACGGGACGTGGATCACCGTGCTGCATCCTTTCCAGAATTCGAACGGAGAAATTTTCGCTTACATGGGCATCGACGTGGATGCCAGCTTGATCGCCTCAGGGAAGCAGGAACTGCTCACCAACACGCTTTTTGCGCTGTTGATCACCCTGCTGATCGTATTGGCCCTGCAGTACTTCACGATTAGACGCACATTCGCCCCGATTCAAGCTTTAATGGGAGCGCTGGACAAGCTGAGCAAAGGCGATTTCACGGTTCAGTTAAAAGCAGGCGACGATGAACTCGGGCAGGTCAATGCCAAGTTCAATACGACGGTGAATCATATCAATGAGCTTGTTACCACGATCAAATCGGTGTCGGAGCAATCCGCTGAGCAGTCCAAGTTCCTCTTCTCGGCCGTGGAAATCAACAATAACAATTCTTCGGCGATTACCAAGAACATGGAGGAAATGTCCGATCGGGTCGCTGTCCAGAGCACTTCCATAACGGAAAGCGTGGTGTCGCTTGAGGAGATCTCATCCGGCGTATCGACGATTGCCGGCAATACATCGGATTTATCCGAAATATCCATCCAGATGAAGGCGCAGTCGGAACGAGGGAACCACAATGTGGAACAGGTGATCGAGCAGATGAATTCGATTGATCATTCGGTCAAAAATTCGGTGCATATCATCGAAAAGCTGCAGAACCGCTCCCATGAGATCGGACAGATCGTACAGGTTATTACCGAGATCGCTTCTCAGACGAATTTGTTATCGCTCAATGCAGGAATCGAGGCGGCCAGAGCGGGCGAAGAGGGCCGAGGTTTTGCCGTCGTTGCCAGCGAAGTGAAGAAGCTCTCGGAGGAATCGAGAAAATCGGCAGACCAAATCATTGAATTGGTTCGTTACATCCAAGAGGAGACGGCATCCGCGGTAGAAGCCATCAGCGAAGGCGAACACAACGTCGCCAAGGGAATGGAAGTTGTCAAAGAAACCGGCGAGCTGTTCAAAGGCATGCTGGTGGCCACGGATACGGTAACCAGCCAAATTCAAGAGGTGTCTGCAGCAACCCAGCAGATGGTGGCCGAGACCGAACAGATCACCGCTGCGATCAAACAACTGGCTGAGCTCGCAGAGAAGAACTCGACCGTGTCGGGCGAGATCCGGATCAGCGCCCAGGAGCAGCAGGCTTCCTTCGCCAAAATCTTCGAGTCTGCCGAGCAGATCAATCAGGTGTCCGCCGAACTGGAGGCTCTCGTAAACAGACTGCGAGTGTAA
- the ytxJ gene encoding bacillithiol system redox-active protein YtxJ: MLWNEITTLEEWDHILKKSSERGQVILKHSTTCPVSANALAEFESYLKKTPNGDVDYTLVKVIESRPVSNKIAEDLNVKHESPQIIYVKDQAKYWTASHWAVTTEHITAVLD, from the coding sequence ATGTTATGGAATGAAATCACGACACTGGAAGAATGGGACCACATTCTGAAAAAATCCTCCGAACGCGGTCAAGTCATTTTGAAGCACAGCACGACATGCCCGGTTAGCGCCAACGCTTTGGCAGAGTTTGAATCTTATTTGAAAAAGACGCCAAACGGCGATGTGGATTACACCTTGGTCAAAGTCATCGAATCCCGTCCGGTTTCCAATAAAATCGCCGAGGATTTGAACGTGAAGCATGAATCGCCGCAAATCATCTACGTCAAGGACCAAGCGAAGTACTGGACGGCTTCCCACTGGGCGGTAACAACGGAGCACATCACAGCCGTTCTGGACTGA
- a CDS encoding histidine kinase N-terminal 7TM domain-containing diguanylate cyclase, with protein MGTPYSAVITLIVTAGVLNIIMGLYVLTGRSRLATVKTFFIFSMLAAIYTFGAALELSSRSLQEIQFWIKFEYLGMPFLPPLNLLIILTYLGMERYLRPGLLISMFIIPVVTLLLVMTNERHHLYYRDILLRPDVSALKVDIVAGPWYIIQGAYTFACLIGGVVLLLRSWRKMPSYRFQLGTMLMGLVLPLIGDFLYLGGLTPDGMDPIPVIMTLTSALYLWALTSKGLFHVAPIARDNLFTSMREGVLVLDLDNRLVDFNPAAAAMMPELSPSAIGEPLHEMWQLHTAEPIFGMGEREGPDTGEADIEEIRWQLGNHSLHYQIRSSTVRNQRGREAGRLIVLIDVTDKARLQEELRQMAYYDGLTRIYNRSHFMKLSYALLNQAVRNREPLVFLLFDIDHFKRINDVYGHDIGDQALQHIVELTRKTLRAEDLFARYGGEEFAVAMPGLSTSEATAAAERIRAKLLTQPMTTPQGPLMITASFGVAAVKTSSHNGTVDAEAEEAWWDTELKKVLKQADCALYEAKRSGRNTIRVSDEE; from the coding sequence ATGGGAACACCTTACTCCGCTGTTATTACGCTGATCGTCACGGCAGGCGTATTGAACATTATCATGGGTCTTTACGTGCTGACAGGACGCTCTAGGCTTGCAACGGTAAAAACCTTCTTCATCTTCAGCATGCTGGCCGCGATTTATACATTCGGTGCTGCACTCGAATTGTCCAGCCGTTCGCTTCAAGAGATTCAGTTCTGGATCAAGTTTGAATATCTAGGGATGCCGTTCTTACCGCCCCTTAATTTATTGATCATTCTGACTTATTTGGGCATGGAACGATATTTGAGACCCGGCCTGCTGATTTCAATGTTTATCATACCGGTCGTAACCCTGCTGCTTGTTATGACCAACGAACGACATCATCTATATTATCGGGATATCCTATTACGGCCGGACGTTTCCGCTTTGAAGGTGGATATCGTGGCCGGACCCTGGTATATCATTCAAGGCGCCTACACTTTCGCCTGCTTGATAGGCGGGGTCGTACTGCTGCTTCGAAGCTGGCGCAAGATGCCATCCTACCGCTTTCAGCTAGGCACGATGCTGATGGGTCTTGTCCTGCCCCTTATCGGCGATTTTCTCTATCTTGGCGGACTCACGCCCGATGGAATGGACCCGATCCCCGTCATCATGACGTTGACCTCGGCCCTTTATCTCTGGGCGCTGACATCCAAGGGTTTGTTTCATGTTGCGCCGATTGCAAGGGACAATCTCTTTACGAGCATGCGGGAGGGCGTCCTCGTATTGGATCTGGACAACCGTTTGGTTGACTTCAATCCGGCTGCGGCAGCCATGATGCCGGAGCTGAGCCCTTCGGCCATTGGAGAACCGTTACATGAGATGTGGCAGCTTCACACCGCAGAGCCCATTTTCGGTATGGGGGAACGGGAAGGTCCGGATACGGGGGAAGCGGACATTGAAGAGATTCGCTGGCAATTAGGTAACCATTCGCTTCATTATCAGATCAGGTCTTCTACCGTTCGCAACCAGAGAGGACGAGAGGCCGGACGATTAATCGTCCTGATCGACGTGACCGATAAGGCGCGTCTTCAGGAGGAGCTGCGACAGATGGCCTACTACGATGGTTTGACCCGAATCTATAACCGCTCGCACTTTATGAAACTCAGTTACGCCCTTCTGAATCAGGCGGTTCGGAATCGTGAGCCGCTCGTTTTCCTGCTGTTCGATATCGACCATTTCAAACGAATCAACGATGTTTACGGACACGATATTGGCGACCAAGCCCTGCAGCACATCGTCGAATTAACGCGGAAGACTCTGCGGGCTGAGGACCTGTTCGCCCGTTATGGCGGCGAAGAGTTTGCCGTTGCCATGCCCGGTCTCTCGACTTCGGAGGCAACTGCCGCTGCGGAGCGGATCCGTGCCAAGCTGCTAACGCAGCCGATGACTACGCCGCAAGGACCGCTGATGATTACAGCCAGCTTCGGCGTTGCTGCGGTAAAGACAAGCTCCCATAACGGCACAGTCGATGCGGAAGCAGAAGAAGCTTGGTGGGATACTGAATTAAAGAAGGTATTGAAGCAGGCGGATTGCGCGCTATACGAAGCCAAACGCTCCGGTCGGAACACGATTCGGGTGTCGGATGAGGAGTAA
- a CDS encoding class I SAM-dependent methyltransferase, translating into MKEKVLKAYDKLAGDYERHVDSQSGHNAFYERPAMLRMLPKNMERMSVLDAGCAAGWYTEQLIQRGARVTAIDLSPSMIEACKRRVGSEATIAACDLTETLPFADEAFDYIVSSLTLHYIEQWLPTFREFQRVLKPGGRLIFSVHHPFMDFKHFDRQDYFARELLTEIWNKPESGPVEVAFYRRPMQEIINVTSSCFSIEEMVEPQPSLEHKDKPEAEAWMAKWYERFMTNPHFLIVKARKSK; encoded by the coding sequence ATGAAGGAGAAGGTTTTGAAGGCATACGACAAGCTGGCTGGGGACTACGAACGGCATGTGGATTCGCAGAGCGGGCACAATGCCTTTTACGAGAGGCCGGCCATGCTCCGGATGCTGCCGAAGAACATGGAGCGGATGTCCGTATTGGATGCCGGATGTGCCGCCGGGTGGTATACGGAGCAGTTGATTCAACGGGGGGCTAGGGTAACGGCGATCGATCTGAGCCCGTCGATGATTGAAGCCTGCAAAAGGCGAGTGGGCAGTGAAGCGACCATCGCTGCATGCGATCTGACCGAGACCCTGCCATTTGCAGATGAAGCTTTCGATTACATCGTAAGTTCATTGACGCTTCATTACATTGAGCAGTGGCTGCCAACCTTTCGCGAATTTCAGCGGGTGCTGAAACCCGGAGGCCGCTTGATTTTCTCCGTGCATCATCCCTTTATGGATTTTAAGCATTTTGACCGGCAAGACTACTTTGCCCGCGAGTTGCTGACGGAGATTTGGAACAAACCGGAGTCCGGTCCCGTCGAGGTCGCTTTCTACAGAAGACCGATGCAAGAAATCATCAACGTGACCTCCTCCTGTTTCAGCATCGAAGAGATGGTCGAGCCGCAGCCGAGCTTAGAGCATAAAGACAAGCCGGAGGCGGAGGCCTGGATGGCAAAATGGTATGAGCGATTCATGACGAATCCTCATTTCTTGATCGTGAAAGCCCGAAAATCAAAATAG